A DNA window from Schistocerca gregaria isolate iqSchGreg1 chromosome 2, iqSchGreg1.2, whole genome shotgun sequence contains the following coding sequences:
- the LOC126336463 gene encoding uncharacterized protein LOC126336463 gives MRILVCVYLCGLALAVLAEEEQKVKTEKRGLSGSLGGYGGGFGGGYGGGYGGGYGGGYGGGYGGGYGGGYGGGFAGGLGGGLGGGIGAGIGGGAPQVTVNSVPVPVPVPVENTVPVPVRVPVTVPVERPVPVRVPQPYPVPVDNPVPVPVKVPTPVSVPVPQPYVVKRPVPYVVSAGHGGLGGGLGGGLGGGLGGGLGGGLGGGLGGGLGGKFGGGYGGGLGGGYGGAVGGFGGLGGYGKYGH, from the coding sequence GTGTGTGTGTACCTGTGCGGTCTAGCCCTCGCTGTCCTCGCTGAGGAGGAGCAGAAGGTGAAGACAGAGAAGAGAGGACTCTCTGGCTCCCTTGGTGGATACGGCGGCGGCTTCGGTGGAGGCTACGGAGGCGGCTACGGTGGAGGCTACGGAGGCGGCTACGGTGGTGGCTACGGAGGTGGCTACGGAGGTGGATATGGAGGCGGCTTCGCTGGCGGACTCGGTGGCGGTCTTGGAGGCGGCATTGGAGCCGGCATCGGTGGTGGGGCTCCTCAGGTCACTGTCAACAGCGTGCCCGTGCCTGTTCCAGTGCCTGTGGAGAATACCGTTCCAGTTCCAGTGAGGGTTCCAGTGACAGTACCCGTGGAGCGGCCTGTTCCCGTCCGCGTACCGCAGCCGTACCCTGTCCCTGTGGACAACCCTGTGCCCGTCCCCGTCAAGGTCCCCACCCCAGTGTCCGTCCCAGTACCTCAGCCCTACGTCGTTAAGCGTCCAGTGCCCTACGTCGTCAGcgctggccacggtggtctcggCGGAGGACTCGGCGGTGGTCTCGGCGGAGGTCTCGGCGGTGGTCTCGGAGGAGGCCTGGGCGGTGGTCTCGGAGGAGGCCTCGGAGGAAAATTCGGTGGAGGCTACGGCGGCGGCTTAGGCGGAGGATACGGCGGAGCTGTCGGTGGCTTTGGCGGACTTGGGGGCTACGGAAAATACGGCCACTGA